From Acidimicrobiales bacterium, the proteins below share one genomic window:
- a CDS encoding CoA transferase encodes MSAALQGLEVLDMTRSVAGSMASMLLADQGAVVTKLEPPGGDPVRDEPGARVWMRNKRSVTVDLPADVGAVVEIARGADLYLDSWTPAQAAELGITDDLLASANPRLVRCSITAYGSIARHAGRPDDPFLVAARSGLMWEQKGWVGGPIARLSGTPPLAPDLVAPPGCWDGCERTGPIHPATPQPAIAAAYLGALAALSAIHARGRTGRGQRVETSMLQGVLATTWGAWQRAEHPDAPSYDSWVFDSRSHRGHFECADGRWICHWVPRPAFVLGVSDGDALDPQAEIPPIHLDSARIMPDPADLAVLHHYHPLMVEAFRRFSAEEWTKVAAATDNALQPVMTMEEALDDPLLIADGSVITVRGVRQPGLAIRLHGCDPSVAEPSAAADTQQTGEKDAPRASHAPPLDGILVVDLGLAVAGPWGTQMLSDLGAQVIKVNRKSDSYWHTTHMAMACNRGKLGLALNLRKPAGQEVLHSLVARADVVHTNMRRTAATRLGVDYERLRGVNPDLIYCHTAGFDDARADLPGNDQTGGALAGVLHADGGCERGGRPASSLTSLGDVGNGFLSAIGVVMALIHRDRTGQGQLVTTSIVRAQLLAASAWLGPDGSGSGRPLLDANQLGFSARRRLYGTRSGWLCLGVRTDDQWGSFCRAVDRADLLADRDDEALAAELESTFSGRPAAEWCSILDAAGVPVELCDPDVALGLFDDPDLLERSWVTTYDQPLVGALSQLGLLFDFSDTPARIAGPPLVVGDSSRVVLSQLGYGDGEIDQLIADRIVYDSGTS; translated from the coding sequence ATGAGCGCAGCCCTTCAGGGGTTGGAGGTGCTCGACATGACCAGGAGCGTCGCGGGCTCGATGGCCTCGATGCTTCTGGCCGACCAGGGCGCCGTCGTAACCAAGCTCGAGCCGCCGGGCGGTGATCCGGTACGCGACGAACCTGGCGCGCGTGTATGGATGCGCAACAAGAGGAGCGTCACCGTCGACCTGCCCGCGGACGTCGGAGCCGTGGTTGAGATTGCCCGCGGCGCCGATCTGTACTTGGACAGCTGGACACCGGCGCAAGCCGCGGAGCTCGGGATCACCGATGATCTCCTCGCCTCCGCCAACCCCCGTCTCGTCAGATGCTCGATCACCGCGTACGGCTCCATCGCACGCCACGCCGGCCGGCCCGACGATCCGTTCCTCGTCGCCGCCCGGTCCGGGCTGATGTGGGAACAAAAGGGGTGGGTTGGCGGCCCGATCGCACGCCTCTCTGGAACCCCGCCGCTCGCGCCGGACCTTGTCGCGCCGCCAGGGTGCTGGGACGGTTGCGAGCGGACCGGACCGATCCATCCCGCCACCCCGCAGCCGGCGATCGCGGCCGCCTACCTCGGGGCGCTGGCCGCTCTTTCCGCGATCCACGCCCGGGGGCGGACAGGACGCGGGCAGCGGGTGGAGACCTCGATGCTGCAAGGTGTGCTGGCGACAACCTGGGGCGCGTGGCAACGGGCCGAGCATCCCGACGCCCCGAGCTATGACAGCTGGGTCTTTGACTCCAGGTCACACCGAGGGCACTTCGAGTGCGCCGACGGGCGATGGATCTGCCACTGGGTCCCGCGACCTGCGTTCGTGCTAGGCGTGTCCGACGGAGATGCGCTCGATCCCCAGGCGGAGATACCTCCAATTCACCTCGATTCGGCGCGCATCATGCCCGACCCCGCCGACCTGGCGGTCCTGCACCACTATCACCCGCTGATGGTCGAGGCGTTCCGCCGTTTCTCTGCCGAGGAATGGACGAAGGTGGCTGCGGCGACGGACAACGCACTGCAGCCGGTGATGACGATGGAGGAGGCGCTCGACGATCCGCTTCTCATCGCCGACGGCTCTGTCATAACCGTGCGTGGGGTTCGCCAGCCGGGCCTGGCAATCAGGCTGCACGGCTGCGATCCTTCCGTCGCGGAGCCCTCGGCAGCCGCGGATACACAACAGACAGGGGAAAAAGATGCGCCCCGCGCTTCTCACGCGCCTCCGCTCGATGGCATCCTCGTGGTCGACCTCGGCCTTGCCGTGGCCGGCCCCTGGGGGACGCAAATGCTGTCCGACCTCGGCGCCCAGGTCATCAAGGTCAACCGGAAGTCCGACTCTTACTGGCACACCACCCACATGGCGATGGCGTGCAACCGGGGCAAGCTCGGCTTGGCCCTAAACCTGAGGAAACCGGCGGGCCAGGAGGTACTCCACAGCCTGGTGGCGCGCGCCGACGTCGTCCACACGAACATGCGACGCACGGCCGCCACCCGGCTCGGGGTCGACTACGAGCGTTTGCGCGGGGTGAACCCGGACTTGATCTACTGCCACACGGCGGGCTTCGACGACGCGCGCGCCGATCTACCAGGCAACGACCAAACCGGGGGCGCGCTGGCCGGGGTACTGCATGCTGACGGCGGTTGCGAACGCGGCGGGCGACCCGCTTCGAGCCTGACGTCGCTGGGTGACGTCGGCAACGGGTTCCTGTCGGCCATCGGTGTCGTCATGGCGCTTATCCACCGCGACCGCACCGGCCAGGGTCAGCTGGTCACCACGTCCATCGTGCGCGCTCAGCTTCTCGCCGCGTCGGCGTGGCTCGGCCCGGACGGATCCGGTTCCGGCCGGCCTCTTCTTGACGCGAACCAGCTCGGCTTCAGCGCCCGACGCCGACTGTACGGAACCCGTTCGGGCTGGTTGTGCCTTGGCGTGCGCACCGACGATCAGTGGGGCTCGTTTTGTCGGGCCGTGGATCGGGCCGACCTTCTGGCCGACCGAGACGACGAGGCCCTGGCAGCAGAGCTGGAGTCGACGTTCTCAGGGCGGCCGGCCGCCGAGTGGTGCTCAATCCTCGACGCAGCAGGGGTTCCGGTCGAGTTGTGCGATCCCGACGTGGCCCTCGGTCTTTTTGACGATCCAGATTTGTTAGAGCGGAGTTGGGTTACCACGTACGACCAGCCCCTCGTCGGCGCGTTGAGTCAGCTGGGACTCCTGTTCGACTTCTCCGATACGCCGGCGCGGATAGCCGGTCCGCCTTTGGTCGTTGGCGACAGTTCCCGCGTTGTGCTGAGTCAGTTGGGCTACGGCGACGGCGAGATCGATCAGCTGATCGCCGATCGCATCGTCTACGACAGCGGCACGAGCTGA
- a CDS encoding Chromate resistance protein ChrB has protein sequence MAAWRELRRLGAVSLQQGTWALPTGEGFDEGFDQVVRTIDVAGGHPVVLAVGDDDASVAQLEALFTEQREAEWSEFLADCDKYEAELVDEVRKGKLTLAELDEEEQSLDRLRRWYRQIRARDLFSAPAGVLAERRLKECGEALDAFGDQVYQAREQP, from the coding sequence GTGGCGGCATGGCGCGAGCTGCGCCGCCTCGGCGCGGTTTCCCTACAGCAGGGGACCTGGGCTCTGCCGACAGGTGAGGGCTTCGACGAGGGTTTCGATCAGGTCGTCCGGACCATTGACGTAGCCGGCGGGCACCCCGTGGTCCTGGCTGTTGGAGATGATGACGCCAGCGTGGCCCAACTCGAAGCACTGTTCACTGAGCAGCGCGAGGCGGAGTGGTCGGAGTTCCTCGCTGACTGCGACAAGTACGAAGCCGAACTCGTCGACGAGGTACGTAAAGGCAAGCTGACCTTGGCCGAGTTGGACGAGGAAGAACAAAGCCTGGATCGTCTGCGGCGGTGGTACCGCCAGATCCGGGCGCGTGACCTGTTTAGCGCTCCCGCCGGGGTCTTAGCCGAACGGCGTCTCAAGGAGTGCGGCGAGGCTCTGGATGCGTTCGGGGATCAGGTCTACCAAGCGAGGGAGCAGCCGTAA
- a CDS encoding SDR family NAD(P)-dependent oxidoreductase — translation MNQPSGGGVIGPGRVAVVTGAASGIGRALAELLATEGSSVVVADIDADGAETVADAIRKADGSALAVQADVSDPRSVDALAGTAAEQFGGVDLLCNNAGVSTFNLIQDQTLEDWSWVLSVNLWGVIHGIHSFLPIMSRQGRPGHIVNTASVAGLLSGVPFIGPYSATKVAVVSISETLSQELVLAGIPIGVSVLCPSATESRVMESERNRPSALGTETRTEMAESVRVAIRDSFTGPDGQHPSQVARRVVEAVRAGEFWIITHPTERPLVETRFAGILSGYPAPS, via the coding sequence GTGAATCAGCCGTCCGGTGGGGGAGTTATCGGACCAGGCCGCGTCGCTGTCGTTACCGGAGCCGCCAGCGGGATCGGCCGAGCTCTGGCCGAGCTGCTGGCAACCGAGGGTTCATCGGTGGTTGTTGCGGACATTGACGCCGATGGTGCCGAAACGGTGGCGGATGCCATCCGCAAGGCGGACGGTTCCGCGTTGGCTGTTCAAGCCGACGTCTCCGACCCCCGCTCGGTCGATGCCCTCGCGGGCACGGCAGCCGAGCAATTTGGTGGCGTCGATTTGCTGTGCAACAACGCCGGGGTTTCGACCTTCAACCTCATTCAGGACCAGACCCTCGAGGACTGGAGCTGGGTGCTGAGCGTCAACCTGTGGGGGGTCATCCACGGCATTCACAGCTTCCTTCCGATCATGAGCCGGCAGGGTCGGCCCGGGCACATCGTCAACACGGCATCGGTCGCCGGCCTGCTGAGCGGTGTGCCGTTCATAGGCCCGTATTCCGCGACCAAGGTTGCCGTTGTGTCGATCTCGGAGACCCTGAGCCAGGAGTTGGTGTTGGCCGGCATTCCGATCGGGGTGAGTGTGCTCTGTCCAAGCGCCACCGAGAGCCGGGTCATGGAGTCAGAGCGGAACCGGCCGTCGGCGTTAGGGACCGAGACCCGGACGGAGATGGCCGAATCGGTCCGCGTCGCGATCCGCGATTCGTTCACCGGGCCCGACGGCCAGCATCCGTCGCAGGTCGCACGCCGAGTGGTCGAAGCGGTTCGCGCCGGCGAGTTCTGGATCATCACCCACCCGACCGAACGGCCTCTGGTGGAGACCCGATTCGCCGGCATCTTGTCCGGCTACCCGGCTCCTAGCTGA
- a CDS encoding S8 family serine peptidase: MGWQRRRFGLSWTLKLGVVVGVGAAGLATLPPAFADTGATASGADESVIVEFGPNAGNALDLIHGVARGASVTQVFDSIPAVAIKARKGLVDALQAAGASVIPDEPVNFQSKSGATSCPSFSGTSSPSGIFSQDTGANLLAAQGDTGQGVTVAVLDTGIDGALPDFAGRLVGGVDLTPGNSPFTDEFGHGTFVAGLVAGNGASSNGQYPGEAPGANLVSIKVAGADGQTSISTVVSGIQWAIKNQKKYGINILNLSLGAVPTGPTATEPMDQAIEQAWQSGITVVVAAGNSGPSAGTITSPGDDPLAITAGAYADNNSPSPSDWYACPFSSVGPSLYDGWLKPDLVAPGRSVISLLAPGSTIAQDFPHAHVGTGNFVGSGTSFSAGITSGAAALVLARNPGISPDQVKGRLLGNAMPGETQAPLIEGHGFLNAYYAAISPSLTYSQTAAAAAETSNPPSTINLGTSWSPSSWNQANWTGSSWTGAAWNGSSWTGATWNGSSWTGSSWTGSSWTGSSWTGSAWTGSAWTGSAWTGSAWTGSSWTGSSWTGSSWTGSSWTGSSWTGSSWTGSSWTGSSWTDFLWT, from the coding sequence GTGGGCTGGCAGCGCAGACGGTTCGGGCTGTCGTGGACTTTGAAGCTCGGCGTCGTGGTTGGAGTGGGCGCAGCTGGTCTGGCGACTCTTCCACCAGCATTCGCTGACACGGGTGCCACGGCCAGTGGCGCTGACGAGTCGGTGATCGTGGAGTTCGGGCCGAATGCCGGTAACGCTCTTGACCTGATTCACGGAGTCGCGCGCGGCGCCTCCGTAACCCAGGTCTTCGACAGCATTCCCGCCGTGGCTATCAAGGCTCGCAAAGGCCTCGTCGATGCTTTGCAGGCGGCCGGCGCGTCTGTAATTCCGGACGAGCCGGTCAACTTCCAGAGCAAGAGCGGTGCCACGAGCTGTCCTTCTTTCTCTGGGACATCGTCGCCGAGCGGAATCTTTTCCCAGGACACAGGCGCCAACCTTTTGGCTGCGCAGGGCGATACCGGCCAAGGCGTCACGGTCGCCGTGCTCGATACGGGCATCGATGGTGCGTTGCCCGACTTCGCCGGGCGACTTGTCGGCGGGGTTGACCTAACCCCGGGCAACTCCCCTTTCACCGATGAGTTCGGGCACGGGACGTTTGTCGCCGGACTGGTTGCCGGCAACGGTGCATCTTCGAACGGCCAGTATCCCGGAGAAGCTCCGGGGGCAAACCTGGTCTCGATCAAGGTCGCCGGAGCCGATGGCCAGACCAGCATCTCGACCGTCGTATCTGGGATCCAGTGGGCGATCAAGAACCAAAAGAAGTACGGGATCAACATCCTTAATCTTTCGCTCGGAGCCGTGCCCACGGGACCGACTGCCACTGAGCCGATGGACCAGGCGATCGAGCAAGCGTGGCAGTCCGGCATAACGGTGGTTGTCGCCGCCGGAAACTCAGGACCCTCGGCAGGGACGATCACCAGTCCAGGGGACGATCCGCTCGCCATCACTGCGGGTGCTTACGCGGATAACAACTCGCCTTCGCCTTCCGATTGGTATGCCTGCCCGTTCTCGTCGGTCGGCCCGTCCCTGTACGACGGGTGGCTCAAGCCCGACCTGGTGGCCCCCGGCCGTTCGGTGATCAGCTTGCTAGCTCCCGGGTCCACGATCGCCCAGGACTTCCCGCACGCACACGTCGGTACCGGGAACTTCGTTGGCTCGGGGACTTCGTTCTCGGCCGGGATCACGTCAGGAGCCGCAGCGTTGGTGCTTGCCCGCAACCCGGGGATCAGCCCGGACCAGGTCAAGGGGCGCCTCTTGGGCAACGCGATGCCGGGCGAGACCCAGGCTCCGTTGATTGAAGGGCACGGATTCCTGAACGCCTACTACGCGGCCATCAGCCCGAGCCTGACGTACAGCCAAACCGCTGCAGCCGCGGCGGAGACGAGCAATCCACCTAGCACAATCAACCTCGGAACAAGCTGGTCGCCGTCAAGCTGGAATCAGGCGAACTGGACCGGTTCGTCGTGGACGGGGGCTGCTTGGAATGGCTCCTCATGGACCGGGGCCACGTGGAATGGCTCCTCCTGGACAGGATCCAGCTGGACCGGATCGTCGTGGACTGGTTCTTCGTGGACCGGATCTGCGTGGACCGGCTCCGCTTGGACGGGCTCTGCCTGGACCGGCTCGGCGTGGACAGGGTCGTCGTGGACAGGGTCCTCGTGGACTGGGTCGTCGTGGACTGGGTCGTCGTGGACTGGTTCTTCGTGGACAGGGTCGTCGTGGACGGGGTCGTCGTGGACAGGATCGTCATGGACCGACTTCCTGTGGACCTGA
- a CDS encoding EAL domain-containing protein — MKPTKDPSLHRVWILSTLLAGVAVSMGFAAARQPAAAHPPFHVAWWAFVPAVMAAEGLMFHVERKAQTHSFNLSEIPLVVGFFFASPWGLIAGRLVGHLAYRVFVRRQAVVKATFNLACFAAESAAAIFVFRVIGASSNPLSARSWAAILVAVTVGDFISMASVSAVIRWTGGDPDISSVLVTGILTAGVNTGLSIVTVIVLWTSPWALVIVSLLIISFAVIYRRHLALKQRHSSLQRIYGFSQLIGASLKARAVTEEVLAEARKLLRAAVAEIVLLDDRSGKCSYRLSSREGSLSDDHSEALVPKLEGEPVWRRVVDEQIPVAIPRGSRDPGHLSYLARVRVADCMVAPLVSEGKVVGTIMVADRMSNVTTFDDSDLQIFATVANHASVAFENGRLVDQLRKEAADRQHEALHDSLTGLPNRMLFAQRLSDLAASARSEGEGVASVMLIDLDRFKEVNDTLGHHNGDILLQHVARRLGTALRSCDTVARLGGDEFAILLPEQGDAEEVVRVAQRIVELLHEPFQLEGLAVAVGASIGVAMFPEHGDDATVLLQRADVAMYEAKGGDTRVVMYSPERDENSRARLTMATELRQAIAEDQLEVFYQPKARVRDGLITGAEALVRWRHPERGLLSPAEFINVSEQTGLITPLTMFVLKTALKKCHEWNAAGRDIGISVNLAVRSLLDLELPNQIESILHEIGIPSHRLTLEITESSVMADPPRTISVLDRLARAGIKLSVDDFGTGYSSLSYLRRLPVNEVKIDRSFILRVASDPSDAAIVRSIIELSHNLGLGTVAEGVEDRVSWDRLREMGCDEVQGYFLARPLTAENMSAWLDTFNDDAVLPPLRLLPDPQRAGKSPDEATALIRGGKAG; from the coding sequence GTGAAGCCCACTAAGGATCCGTCACTCCACCGTGTGTGGATTCTCTCCACTCTGCTGGCCGGGGTCGCCGTCTCGATGGGGTTCGCCGCCGCAAGGCAGCCCGCGGCGGCGCATCCTCCGTTCCACGTTGCGTGGTGGGCCTTCGTGCCGGCAGTCATGGCTGCCGAAGGTCTCATGTTCCATGTCGAGCGAAAGGCGCAGACGCACTCATTCAATTTGAGCGAGATACCGCTCGTCGTCGGATTCTTCTTCGCTTCTCCGTGGGGTTTGATCGCTGGGCGGCTGGTAGGACATCTTGCCTACCGCGTCTTTGTCCGTCGTCAAGCCGTGGTCAAGGCGACGTTCAACCTGGCGTGCTTCGCCGCGGAGAGCGCCGCAGCGATCTTCGTTTTTCGGGTCATTGGTGCCTCGTCCAACCCGCTATCTGCACGCTCGTGGGCAGCGATTCTCGTTGCGGTCACAGTCGGAGACTTCATCAGCATGGCCTCCGTTTCGGCGGTGATCAGGTGGACCGGCGGCGACCCGGATATCAGCTCGGTTCTGGTCACCGGGATACTCACTGCCGGTGTGAACACAGGTCTTTCGATTGTGACCGTGATCGTGCTGTGGACCAGTCCCTGGGCGTTAGTGATCGTGTCCTTGTTGATCATCAGCTTCGCGGTGATCTATAGGCGTCATCTGGCGCTCAAGCAGCGGCACTCGAGCCTGCAGCGGATCTACGGGTTCAGTCAGCTGATCGGCGCGTCGCTCAAGGCGCGAGCGGTGACCGAAGAGGTTCTTGCAGAAGCCCGTAAGCTGCTTCGGGCGGCTGTCGCCGAGATCGTCTTGCTTGATGACCGAAGTGGCAAGTGCAGCTATCGGCTGAGCAGCCGCGAGGGATCGCTCTCCGACGATCACAGTGAAGCCTTAGTCCCGAAGCTCGAAGGTGAGCCGGTGTGGCGGCGAGTGGTGGACGAACAGATCCCGGTCGCTATTCCTCGTGGAAGCCGTGACCCGGGCCACTTGTCGTACCTGGCTCGGGTGCGCGTCGCGGACTGTATGGTCGCTCCTCTGGTGTCAGAGGGCAAGGTCGTCGGCACGATCATGGTTGCGGACCGGATGAGCAACGTCACGACGTTCGACGATAGCGACCTCCAGATCTTCGCCACCGTCGCGAACCATGCGAGCGTCGCCTTCGAGAATGGCCGCCTCGTGGATCAGCTTCGCAAAGAGGCCGCCGATCGACAGCATGAGGCCCTTCACGACTCTCTCACCGGATTGCCGAACCGGATGCTCTTCGCGCAGCGGCTGAGCGACCTCGCCGCGTCCGCCCGCTCGGAGGGCGAGGGTGTGGCCAGCGTCATGCTTATCGACCTCGACCGCTTCAAAGAGGTCAACGACACACTGGGGCACCACAACGGGGACATCCTGCTCCAGCACGTGGCCCGTCGGCTGGGCACGGCGTTGCGCAGCTGTGACACCGTGGCTCGGCTCGGGGGTGACGAGTTCGCAATCTTGCTCCCTGAACAAGGTGATGCCGAGGAAGTGGTGCGGGTGGCGCAACGGATCGTCGAATTGCTCCACGAGCCGTTCCAACTGGAAGGTCTCGCTGTTGCCGTAGGTGCGAGCATCGGCGTTGCCATGTTCCCTGAGCACGGCGACGACGCCACCGTCCTTCTGCAAAGAGCCGACGTGGCGATGTACGAAGCAAAGGGTGGCGACACCCGCGTCGTGATGTACTCGCCCGAGCGTGACGAGAACAGCCGTGCCCGCTTGACGATGGCCACCGAGCTTCGCCAGGCGATCGCAGAGGACCAGCTAGAGGTGTTCTATCAGCCGAAAGCCCGGGTGCGAGATGGTCTGATCACAGGTGCCGAGGCGTTGGTCCGGTGGCGCCATCCTGAGCGCGGGCTGTTAAGCCCAGCGGAATTCATCAACGTTTCCGAGCAGACCGGTCTGATAACGCCGCTCACCATGTTCGTGCTCAAAACGGCCCTTAAGAAGTGCCACGAGTGGAACGCCGCCGGGCGCGACATCGGCATTTCTGTCAACCTCGCGGTTCGCAGCTTGCTGGACCTTGAGCTGCCGAACCAGATCGAGTCCATCCTGCATGAGATTGGAATTCCCAGTCACCGTCTCACGCTCGAGATCACCGAGTCCAGCGTCATGGCCGACCCGCCCAGGACGATCAGCGTGCTGGATCGATTGGCTCGCGCCGGCATCAAGCTGTCCGTCGATGACTTCGGGACCGGCTATTCGTCACTGTCGTACCTGCGGCGGCTGCCGGTGAACGAGGTGAAGATCGACCGGTCGTTCATTTTGCGCGTCGCATCCGACCCGAGTGATGCAGCGATCGTTCGTTCCATAATCGAGCTCAGCCACAATCTCGGCCTGGGAACTGTGGCGGAAGGCGTAGAAGACCGCGTTTCGTGGGACCGGCTCCGGGAAATGGGCTGTGACGAAGTCCAGGGTTACTTTCTAGCCAGACCGCTGACCGCCGAGAACATGAGCGCCTGGCTCGACACTTTCAACGACGACGCGGTTCTTCCGCCCCTGCGGCTCCTTCCAGACCCTCAACGGGCGGGTAAATCACCTGACGAGGCGACCGCTCTGATCCGCGGCGGGAAGGCCGGATAG
- a CDS encoding undecaprenyl-diphosphate phosphatase — protein MSYLQAIVIAVLQGVTELFPISSLGHSVLVPAWIGGSWHTLVTQSSQASSEKSFYLAYIVALHCATAFALLWYFRADWFRIIRGFIQSLGRSMRQRQLIIEGRDERLAWMIVFATIPVGLTGILLEHTFRTVFAKPVAAAAFLFINGLILVAGERMRRHQPASRPADSSAIDHNGRADRDSRSGGRQRSEIQAAREADARLANLSLREALYIGSLQIGALFAGISRSGITMVGGLWRGLDHEDAARFGFLLATPVIFAAGVLKLPSLAGSAGAHIHGQVAVGVIVAGIAAYFSVRFLMRYFQTRTLTPFAIYCLIFGAASFFRFV, from the coding sequence GTGTCGTATTTGCAGGCCATCGTCATCGCCGTTCTCCAAGGCGTGACCGAACTGTTCCCGATCTCGAGCCTGGGGCACTCGGTGCTCGTCCCCGCGTGGATCGGCGGCAGCTGGCACACCCTGGTAACCCAATCATCACAAGCGAGCAGCGAGAAGTCCTTCTATCTCGCTTACATCGTCGCCCTGCACTGCGCCACTGCATTCGCGCTTCTGTGGTACTTCCGAGCCGACTGGTTCCGGATAATACGAGGCTTCATTCAGAGCCTCGGCCGATCCATGCGGCAACGGCAACTGATCATCGAGGGCCGTGATGAGCGACTGGCCTGGATGATCGTCTTCGCGACCATTCCCGTCGGCCTCACCGGGATACTTCTAGAGCACACCTTCCGGACGGTTTTCGCCAAGCCGGTAGCTGCAGCGGCGTTCCTATTCATCAACGGCCTGATTCTCGTTGCCGGTGAACGCATGCGGCGACACCAGCCGGCCTCACGGCCGGCGGATAGTTCAGCGATCGACCACAACGGCCGAGCTGACAGAGACTCTCGGTCGGGCGGCCGGCAGCGTTCGGAGATACAGGCGGCCCGTGAAGCAGACGCCCGGCTTGCCAACCTGTCACTCAGGGAGGCTCTCTATATCGGCTCTCTGCAGATCGGGGCCCTCTTCGCTGGCATCAGCCGTTCAGGAATCACGATGGTCGGCGGTCTGTGGCGGGGCCTCGACCATGAGGACGCTGCGCGCTTTGGGTTCCTCTTAGCCACCCCGGTTATCTTCGCCGCAGGTGTGCTCAAACTCCCCTCACTCGCCGGCTCTGCCGGCGCGCACATCCACGGCCAAGTCGCAGTCGGAGTAATCGTCGCAGGAATCGCCGCCTACTTCTCTGTCAGATTCCTCATGCGGTACTTCCAGACCCGCACCCTCACGCCGTTCGCGATCTACTGCCTGATCTTCGGAGCGGCCAGCTTCTTCCGATTCGTCTGA
- a CDS encoding amidohydrolase family protein produces the protein MATAMKGLCIIDADTHLTEPHDMWTSRAPASMRERVPRVVDVDGIPTWVVDGVRINPALANGVINTEGVKVRGTRFFGWTIDQVHRGAHSVPERVAMMDEQGIWAQIVYPNAFGLGTQQFMSVVDEDLRLLTVQIFNDAMADMQDQSGDRLFGMAALPFWDIGACLAEVNRIHERGIRGINLTSAPHEHGIPDLGTAHWDPLWEMCSDLGLPVNFHIGAAVSDMSWFGSVCWPSLGMNQKLGLGSAMLYLNNAGVFGNLIYSGVLERHPDLQFVSVESGVGWIPFFLLALDYQLGEMSARSLEHLSMLPSEYFRRQVNACFWFETTGIDRAIETIGYEHLLFETDFPHPTCTYPNGVEMAAEALAGVDDDVRRAVMGGNAARLYRIKTSEGVLGS, from the coding sequence GTGGCGACAGCGATGAAGGGCCTGTGCATTATCGACGCCGACACTCACCTGACCGAACCCCACGACATGTGGACGTCCAGGGCGCCGGCGTCGATGCGCGAAAGGGTTCCGAGGGTAGTGGACGTAGATGGGATACCGACCTGGGTCGTTGACGGGGTTCGGATCAACCCGGCACTTGCCAACGGCGTCATCAACACCGAAGGGGTGAAGGTCCGGGGCACCCGCTTCTTCGGATGGACCATCGATCAGGTTCATCGCGGCGCCCACTCCGTGCCTGAACGCGTTGCGATGATGGACGAGCAAGGCATCTGGGCCCAGATCGTCTACCCGAATGCGTTCGGCTTAGGAACCCAGCAGTTCATGAGCGTGGTCGACGAGGATCTCCGCCTGCTCACGGTCCAGATCTTCAACGACGCAATGGCTGACATGCAGGACCAGTCGGGCGATCGCCTTTTCGGGATGGCCGCCTTGCCGTTCTGGGACATCGGTGCCTGCCTCGCCGAGGTCAACCGCATTCACGAGCGCGGCATCCGGGGGATCAATCTGACCTCCGCGCCGCACGAGCACGGAATACCCGACCTCGGCACGGCGCACTGGGATCCGCTGTGGGAGATGTGCAGCGATCTCGGGTTGCCGGTCAACTTCCACATCGGGGCAGCTGTATCCGACATGTCCTGGTTCGGATCGGTGTGCTGGCCGTCGCTCGGGATGAACCAGAAGCTGGGGTTGGGTTCGGCGATGCTCTATCTCAACAACGCCGGCGTTTTTGGCAACCTGATCTACTCCGGTGTGCTCGAGCGCCACCCGGACCTCCAGTTCGTGTCGGTGGAGAGTGGCGTCGGGTGGATCCCGTTCTTCCTGCTGGCACTCGATTACCAACTGGGAGAGATGAGCGCGAGGTCGCTCGAGCATCTGTCGATGCTCCCGTCGGAGTACTTCCGCCGGCAGGTCAACGCCTGCTTTTGGTTCGAGACCACCGGGATAGACCGGGCGATCGAGACCATCGGCTACGAGCATCTCCTTTTCGAGACCGACTTCCCGCACCCGACCTGTACATATCCCAATGGCGTGGAGATGGCGGCGGAGGCGCTGGCTGGAGTTGACGATGATGTACGGCGCGCGGTCATGGGCGGGAACGCGGCCCGGCTGTACCGGATCAAGACTTCCGAGGGAGTCCTAGGGAGTTAG
- a CDS encoding OB-fold domain-containing protein, whose protein sequence is MPSRPVRSRDELGFWEGADRHQLVIQRCADCGARRHPPVPMCGACGSVSSDYEASSGRGRVLSWMLSHHPNRPEDPPTVVILVELEEGVRVVSNLVDPPGPGPYEDLPVEVDFADQDDAVIPMFRASP, encoded by the coding sequence ATGCCGAGCCGCCCGGTGAGATCTCGTGACGAGCTCGGCTTCTGGGAAGGGGCCGATCGGCACCAGCTGGTGATCCAGCGCTGTGCCGACTGCGGTGCTCGGAGGCACCCGCCCGTGCCGATGTGCGGCGCCTGCGGTTCCGTGTCCAGCGACTACGAGGCCTCATCGGGCCGGGGTCGGGTCCTCTCTTGGATGTTGTCCCACCACCCGAACCGGCCGGAGGATCCGCCGACGGTCGTGATCCTCGTCGAGCTCGAGGAGGGAGTCAGAGTCGTTTCGAACCTGGTCGACCCGCCGGGGCCAGGACCGTACGAGGATCTGCCGGTCGAAGTCGACTTCGCCGACCAGGACGACGCGGTGATTCCAATGTTTCGGGCGTCGCCATGA